The following nucleotide sequence is from Leopardus geoffroyi isolate Oge1 chromosome D4, O.geoffroyi_Oge1_pat1.0, whole genome shotgun sequence.
TGGACCCTCCTCTCCTGGCAGGCCCACGCCCACttgggccccccctccccccagggcctcCTTCTGGGCCTGGTACCCTGAccctcaccttcctcccccaCGAGGGGAAGCTGCCACCTGAGCGGGAAGGACAGGAGCTGAACCACTCTGGTGAGCCGAGAAATGTGCTTGGGGGCATTTGGTGCAGGGAGCCAGACTGTTCAGGGGATAAGCCAGGTTCTGTCCTCCGCGCCCCCCTGGGGTCTGGCATCCACACTGAGATGCCCgggtgcccccccgccccccgacacGCTTCCAGCTTTGGCACCGCGTGGCTTTGGGGTGCAGGGCTGGGTGGCCCCACTGGCCACCCTCCAGGCCTGGTTTGGGGCTCTCGGGGTACAGGGTGGCTATTTGACAAAGCTTCGGCTCACAGTTCTCTCCAAGTATAGTTTTGGGGAGTTTTTCCGAATGATTCATCTTATGTAGTTGATTGTTTTAAATACGCAAGCTGTCGCTGGAGATTCCCTGTGAGTTTTTTCCCTCATTCTCGCACTAGGTGATTTGACAGTTCAGAACCCTCCTCACTGGGAGTCTGAGCTCTCTACAGCCGTGCAACCACGGGAACACGGTGAACACGGGGAGACCAGtgtctgtccttccccccacTATGCTAAGTGGTATGGAAATCACTTCAGCCCAGTGCCTTTGGGCTCGTTGCTGCGCCcgcttttaaaaattgtcttgcGGCTTAAGTAGTTACCATTCTTGATACAGACTCTTCACAGCCCGAGGCCGACGCGGACATCTCATGATCTCTGTCATTTTGCTGAGGCAGCTGGAATAACCCCCACTGCAAGGTGGGCACAGGCTCCCCTAGCCAGTGAAagagccctctccccaccctgtcGTCCCCACTGGTCTGTGACCCCGGGAGCCTTCCGGGAGGGTGATGTTACGAGAGAGATTTGGGGCCGCAGTGGGATGCCAGGGTCTGAGAACTGGCAGATGGTTTCACGTACTTCCTCTGGTACCAGATCCGTAGCCCAGGATAGTTGCGAATTAGCTGTGATTAACTGTCTTTGGTCTCAGGGTTAAGTTTTTCCAAAATTCAATTTCAAGCCTTTAAATTaatgctctttctaaaaaaaaaaaaaaaaatctgtactagCTGAAGTTTCGGCATCTGAATTAGatgtttctgattttctttaccCTGTGGCAGtcaaaagtctattttaaaagtcGGTAAAGGAacgggaagggggggaggggaggaagaccTAATCCCTGAAATGCTTTACAAACATTGGCTCCTGCGTTATCCCACCGAACCTGGCCTTGAGAATTTCAAGTGATTGCAATAAATGCTTTTACGTTATAGTTTCACTTTGGGGACACACGAATCCGTGATCGTGAACGGCTTGCTTCCGAAGCTCTTGTGCCCTCTGGTTAAGTTGCACCTGTTTGGGCAAGTCTGTGCCTAGGTTGCCGGCCACGCTTTTCTTGGAAAGGACTGTGGTGTGTAAATACAAGATGATGTGCTCGTCGGGACGGAGGCTCCTGGTAGAGAAGGGTCCATGTTAAAAGCAAAGCAGATACACAGGCCGGTTCCAGTCTGTCCACTGGGGTTCAAAGGCGGTGACAGCCGTGCCCGGCACTATCCTGGGACGGAACTCAGTTTCCCTGTTGCTGTAAATGCTGCAAAGCTGTCTTGCATCACAGATGTTTTGCATTCtaatttgggggcggggggggggggttagaaaTCAGGGATCAGAAAAACAGGTTAGGAATGACCAGTCACATGTTAGGGTGCCCGTCACATCCCCCTCTGCAGCGGTCCCTGACCTTTAGCGGAAGGGCGCTTTGCAGACAGGTCCTCAGAACCGTTCCCAGGACCAGCCCAGCGGTTCCGCTGACGCAGCCACCCTCGGTCCGAGATGCGGGAACCGGAGTAACCACGCAGGATGAGAAAGGGCGAGTGACAGCGTGTGGGACAGCTTCTCTGCCGATTAGCAGAGAATGATATCAGCCCATGAGACTGCCTGgcagtttttaaacaaaaaggctGTAGGCTCTGTGGCTCTTTAAAGACTGCCTGGGGAATTCGTTTTTTCATTGCTCACGGCACGTAACTTTTTATTTCAGGGGCTTGTTTTCCACACCGAGAAGGAAACTATCCAAGAAGTCACCCTGAGCTTACACTCACACAGTCATTCTTTTTAACCTGCGGAGACTCATACGCGCACCTGATCCCGTCGGCACCTGTTGACAGCCTTTTGCGGCAAATAACACCTCGCTTCCCGCGCAGAGAAGACGGAAGGCCGAAGCAGGAACGCGGGACGGGGAAGAGACGCTTGCGGGGGCCTCGGTGTGAGCCCGGTGCCCATGGCTTGGGGGCGGGTCCTTCCACGCCTCCCCCTGCAGCTGTGCGGACCGAGGCCCAGGAAGCATGAGTGACCTCCCCCACCGCGCCCCCGGCTCACCCGGCACCGGATTCTGAGCCGCCTCTCTGGACTCCAGCCTGGCGTGCCGTTTGTCCGTGGACACGTGCGCCAGCAGAGTTGCGGTGACCCCCCCTCTTTCCTCCCAGGATGTGAAACGGGCAGAGAAATAAAGAGTCGCCTTTCCGCACGTCCCTCCCTGCCTGCTAGAATGTTTCTCATGAACGCCCCTCCTGTGGTTGCTCTCCAGTCGAAATGGGAGGCCTTTGGCACGCCCGGGGGCTTTAGGTTTCCCGGGGGCTTCGCAGAGCCGCACGAGGGCGTCGCGAGGGCTTCGGTGAGTGCCCGAGTACAGATGGTCATTAGCACGCTGCAGAGCCACGAGGCCGCTCTGGGCATGAGCAATGAGCTTGCCCTGCAGAGAAGCCAGAGGGTAGAGAGAGGCCGGGACGCCAGGCTGGCCGCCAACCCCGCGTTTGCCGCCTGTGGGCTTGCTGCCGATTTTGCCCCCTCCAGGGAGGAGGAAGCTGCAGCCTTTGGCCCCCTGGTGCTGGATTCGGACAGCGACGATTCCGTGGACCGGGACATCGAAGAAGCCATCCAGGAGTACCTAAAGGCCAAGGGCGGGGCCGCCCAGCCCTCCGGGGCCGCGGACGGGGGGAGACGGTGCAGACCAGAGGCTCCCCGGAGTAGCGCCCCGACGGCCCCGTGTCCCCCGAAGCTGGCACCCAGCTCAGGGGGCGCCCCTGGCAGCCGCGTGCGAGCCGGCCGGGACCAGGGCTCCGCCTCCCCTGCGAGCGTTAGCAGCGATGACTCCTTCGAGCAGAGCATCCAGGCAGAGATAGAGCAGTTTCTGAACGAGAAGAGACAACACGAGACCCCAAGAGGTGACGTTTCCGTGGACACAAAACCAGACCCCGGCGATAATCCGGCCAGACCGGCGTTTAGGTCCAGCAAAGAGCTGGCGGTCAGGGCACACCATGCACCGGGTGTGACTGGAGCCTGCAGGGAGTTTGTCTTCCGGAAACCCCCCAGGCTGTCAAGGGTGAGCGCGCGGCCCCGAGGCCTCAGGTCTAAATCGGCTGTGGAGCCTGCAGAAGCGGCCCAGAATAAAGGTACCGTCAGGAGGAGCGCGGGCCCCGGAAGGAGGGCGAAGCGACCCAAGAGCACGGCCCCGGTGCCCGAGGCGTCCGGCTCCAGCAGTGACGATGGCATCGAGGAGGCCATCCAGCTGTACCagctggagaaaaggaaggaggcgAGCGGAGACCCGCCGCAGAGAGCGCCCTTcgcggaggggagggggcccgACCCTCCCGCACGCGGCACAAGCCACTCCACAAAAAGTGCCTTGCCCGAAACCCACAGGAAAACACCAAGCAGGAAGAAGCCGACGGCCCCGAAGGCCGTGGACCTCCGCCCAGGTGGCCCTGCCCCTGACCCCCCCTCCAGGCCCCCCAGGGAACCCAGAGCTGCCGAAGACGAGCTTGCCGAACAGCCGCCGTGCGGGGCAGAAACATCCGCCGAGCTGATGTGCGCGGAAGCGATCCTGGACATTTCCAAAACGATCCTGCCAGCCCCCGTGGGGGGCGGCGGGAGCCCCCCGCCTGCCAGCCCGCTCTCCTACCCCCTAGCCCTGCCTGCCCGCTCCGACGGGGACAGCAGCTCCGTGGACAGCAATGACAGCATCGAGCAGGAGATCCGGACGTTCCTGGCTCTGAAGGCTCAGTCGGGGGGTTGGCTGGCCACAACGGAGAGCTGCCCAcagtccgcacagagcccaccgcCGTCGCCTGGCCCCGGGGTCCCTGTCTCCAAAACGCTGGGCCTGTCACTGAGCTGCAGAAGGAAACGCAGGGGAGGCAGCAACGCTGTGCGGCCGTCCACAcccaagaaaacaagagagacgGTGCAGGAGGGGGCCCAGGCCGCAGACCACGGCCCCGGGAACGCGCAGCCCAGCCGGGCCCCCAGGACGGAGGGCGAGACCAGGGGCCAGCCCCTCTCCTGCAGGCCGCTGGAGCTGGGCGAGCAGCACGGTGGCCCGGACGTGAGGGGCGGCGTGTGGCCCGGCCACGGGAAGGCGGCCACGGTGAGGAGCACCGGGGGGAAGGGGAGCTCGGAGGACAAGAGCAGCTCGCTGGACAGCGACGAGGACCTGGACACCGCCATCAAGGACCTGCTTCGGTCCAGGCGCAGGCTCAGGAGGAGGTGGAAGGACCCCAGGGCCGCGTGCAAGAGGAAGGTCAGGTTCAGCACCACCGAGACCCAGTGCGTGGATAAACTCGGGGGCTGCCAGAAGGACTGGAAAGACAGGAGCCCTCCTCTGTTGAAGAGTTGCCTCTCCAAACCCAAAAAAGACAGCAGAGAGAATCAGGTGAAAACAACTTTGAGCGTCTCCTGCAGGGAAGCGGAGAGAACGCGGGCAGACGGCACGGGGTCCGCGGACGCACCCCCGGTCCTCCAGTCGAGGAGAAAAGCGCCCGAAGGGAACTCGTTCTGCGGTGACGCAGAGGCCTGTGAATTTCAAGGTGCAGGCCCCAGCCCCGGACCCCCGCCCGATGACAGCAGCTCCGTGGACAGCGATGACAGCATCGAGCTGGAGATTAGAAGGTTTTTGGCCGAAAAGGCCAAGGAGTCCGGGAGTGGTTCAGAGGCCCTAGGAGGGGGCCCCGCCGCCCTGGGCACACGGAGCATGCCCAGGCCCGAGCTGCCGTGCCAGAAGGTGTCCACTCCCGCCCTGGCCCTTCAGCCCGGCGTGTGCACACAGAGCCAGCGGGGCAGGGGTGGCCCGCAGCCGGCCGGAGGCCCTGGGGGCACGGGGAGGGCCTTCCTTCCAGGCGGGAGGAGCGGCCCCCTGGCGGAGCAGGCCTGCCTCCCTGCGGCCCTGGCCAGGCGCACCGGCACGGCCGGGGCCCTGTCCGCCAGAGGGTCGGCTGCCGGTCGGAGACTCGTTTGCACTCACAGAGATCAGAGCCCGCGAGGGGCCGGGGGTGCCAGAGAGCATGCTCTTGGCCCGCCGCCCGCTCACGTCGAAGCTGGCGTCCGGACGGAAAGCCCCGGTGCGGCCTTTGCTGTGACCACACGGGGCCGGAGCCCGCGGACTCGCAAGCCGGGAGCGGATGGCCTGGGGAGCCCCCAGACCGGCCTCGCCCTCCCGTGGGCCGACTTCGCCCACCAGAGTCGGCTGCAGAGCGCGTGGGCGCTgagcccagagggcagagaggCCGTGTGGAGAGGGGGCCTCGGGGGCCAGAGAGACCAGGGGCCGGAGGGCCAGGACCCCAAGAAAGGCCTGCCCTTCACGGGCTTCTCCTCACTGCTGTCCACACAGTTATTCCACTTCGGGAAGAGTGTCTCCTGGGGGGGGAAGCAGGCGGGAGTCTTTGGCCCGCCCCTGAGTCTGCCCCTGCAGGGCCCGTCCTTCTCGGCCTTCAGAGACACGCCGGCTGGCCGCAGCCCCGTGTCCGGAGGCTCGCGCCTGCTCACGAAGAAGGAAGGCGGACGCTGGCCCAGCCGGAAGTCACAGGCTGCGTGCACCCTGCATGCCAGGAGGAACTCGGGCTCTGAGGACGACGGTTTGGACCTGAGGTACAGGCGGAGGGCCGTCGGTGGAGAGGACGAGGCCCGGGAGGCCGTGGGCAGTGACTCGAGCGAGCTCAGCGACACGTCCGTAGAGGAGGGCGGCGGCCCGGCGGCCAAGGGCAAAGCCCTCCAGCCCTGAGGACGCGTGCTGGCTCTGTGTCCTTCTGGGAAGCGCATCTGTGTGCGTCCGCTGCTCGCGAGGCTGGGCCCGGAACGGGAAGGCCCCCTGCACAGCCCCGTAGACGGGTAGGCCCGCCGGGAGCGGTGGTGTTATTTAACAGATGTGTCCTGGAAAATAGGGTTTTTGTAGcctttttgtaaattatttaaagtgCTGTAAAAAGTATTTTTGGAAAATGCTGTTGTTTGGTTTTGTAGGGCATTCCTAACTGCCGCTTTCTGTGGTCTGCGTGCGAGGCTTAGATTAGCGGCCACTTGGCTTGGCCGTCACAGCCAGGGCTCAGGTGACCCTGACCGCCAGTGTGGCCGCCGGAAGGGTCTGGCCGTGCCCGGGAAGGCAGCGGTGGACGCCCGCCCTGAGCGTCCCAGAAGCGCCCCCGGAGGCCTCCGTCGGGAAGCTACTGGACAGCTCTTGTGACCTGAAGGCCGCCGGTCCCGCGAGGCCAGGGCGAGTCCTCTGAGTGCTGCGGTCGCCGCCTCCGCGGGAGAACATTTCAAAGCACAACGGCCAGCGGGCGGACGGACCGGCCCCCGAGCCTGTGTTGTTTAACGTCCAGCCCCGTTCGATTCCTGTGTGATTGTAACAGCCCAATAAAGCCCTTTTCGTATGGGAGCCACTATTCCTCGTCGTCGTCAGTCACGGTCTGGGAAGGTGACGTCACCTGAGAGTGCCCTCCTCCCCGTCGGCACTCGGGAACGCACGAGGCCGGGGCCGCTTTCCTTGTTGTGGTGCCCAGACGTCTGGAGAGCCCAGGATGAGGCCCAGCACCCTCCAGGGACCGGGGCCTCGCCAGGGCGTGCTtgcacactcactcacacactcacacacacacactcacgcactcAGCAGGTGCGCCAGGCGGCTTCCCCAGGGCCCGCCTCCCCGAGGCACGACAGGCCGTTGCCTGCGCTGTtgcgagtgggggtgggcagggccccCGGCCTCGCGGTGGGTCTGAGCTGCGCCACAAGCCACGGCGCCTTGCGGTGGGGGGGAGAGTGTGGCTTTCCATGCCTTCTGCTCAGAGGCTGCCGGGGAGACAGGAGGGGCTGCTGTCGCGTGGGGTGGACGCTCAGCGGTCACGACGTTGATTGTCTGCGGCCCCGAGTTTTACGACTCACTGTTGCATTCAGCTGACGGACCTGGACAAGGTTTGCTTTGCAGCTGGGTTTACTAGTCAGACGTGCAAGTGAATTTTCTACAGGCTGTGCACCCTGGGGTTTAGCGGCGGCCCCTTCTGCACCCACAGGCCGGGGAGCACCGGTGGGCCCTCAGCCTGCAGCCCGCCCTCCGGCCCGCCCGACACCTGCAGGGGTCCGTCCGTCCGCCAGCCCCGTGGCCGGCTCTTCACTCGCTTTGGTGCCCCCCGGAGAAACCGTTTGTGCGATCCGTGCTTCAAATTTGATTCTCAAGAAGTGCTTTTAACACTTGGAAACGAAAATCAGCTTGTTTTGTATATGggaactgggttttttttttttaatgcaaatgagTTCAGCCCTGCTTGTAAATCTGCTTAAGCAGCTCATCTTACCCAGAGTGGCCTTTGTGGGACGGGATGGTGACCAGAGGACCCTCCTGTGCACTTAGCTCGGAGtaccccctgcccctgctgcctGCCCCCTGTCTCCTCCAGGCCCGGCCCCCTTCACGCgtgcctccttcctgcccccggGTTCCCGCGGCCTCTGCGACACGGACCCCCATTCTGCGTGGGGCACCGCTGTTCACACACGTTTTGTCCTCACACACACCAGGCACAAGCCTGCTTGGGCTGGTCCCTCCCAGGGACCCCGTGCCCTAGGTCAACTCTGGCGCACGCTGGGGCCCAGGCcagaggtccccccccccccgcaccatCTCTGGGAAGGGGGCCGTGGCACGGTGAGTGTGCGGGGCCTGACGCCATAGCCGTGAATAGCAGTGTCCGGGGAGCTGCCGCACGGGGTGCCGAATGTGCACCCATCTCTGCGGGCAGGGGGACCGTGTGTTCCCAAATCAAGCCTCGCTTCCGGGGGAAGGAGGGGTCTGTGCGCCTGGGGCCAAAGGTTCATTCATTTAATGCAAAGAAGGAGAGAGGCCTGATCTTTAAGTGGTATCTGGTGCTCCAGGGtactttctggaaagaaagggcacagtgggaagagagggagggaggggagggagggtctccTACAGCCAAGGCTCACTCCCTCCTTTTATGGCTCAACATCTGAATTCTCGGCAGGTTTCTGGAGCTGACACACACTCGCCTCGGGAAATCCGGCCCTAAGTTTAAGTTCTGGCGCCTTCTCTGCTcatataaaaagatgaaaagtattGCCCCcttgctccccgcccccaccgccctccGAACTAATTTCAGGGCCTGTTTAAGGGACCCACCGCCCACCCTGCGAGCCACCACCCGGCTCGCTCCAGGCAAGGCGGACCGGGAGCGGGAAATAGTCTGTTATTTGGAGAGTCTTTGGGGTTTCTGCCATTCTGTGCCCTGGACAGACGTCCCGCCCAGCGTGGACGCATTTCCTGTGTGTTTGGAACCCTGTGTTCTCACCGACTGCAACCGAGAGACAAAGAGTTACTGATGCACATGGGAATACGTGTTCGAGCGTGCGAAGCCGCTGCCCTTCACCCCACCCGGCAGCCAAGCAGCGGGGGCCTAGTGACGCCCCCGTTCTCTGCGTCGCGTCTCGTGGTGGAAGGAAACAGCCCGACCCGGCCAGGCCTCCTCGTGGGTCAAGACAGGCTTTCCTGACGTCACAGGAAACACAGAAATGCCGGGCTGGCCTCTTCCCTAACTGTTGTGACGCGGAGTGAGGACTTTGAGAGACGTCAGGATCGCGGCCAGGGAGGGACGAGGTCCTTCCCGTGATTCGGGCACCCGGCCCGCGCGCGTCCCCGCGGCCTTCCGTGAGACCGTCCATCTAAACGCTCGGCATCTGCCCTCAACACATGAAGATTCCTGGTGGAAGACGTGCCAAAAGAGAAGTTTATAGGCACCGGAGTCCCCGTAGGACTTGCGTGCAGCGTCGGGGCCAGGGTTGCGGGGTCCCCTGCCGGCGGCCACGCCTCCCCAGACGCACCCAAGGCGGGCTGCGCGTAGGGCAGGCCTGGGACTCGCCCCAGGTGATGACGTCCAGGTCCTCCGAGAACCCAAGCCAGCAGACGGGTGCGCCAGGACGAGGACGCCGGGAGCCTGAGCTGGAGACGCTCCCGCTCTTGCGGGAAGACGGGCATATATGTTCTGTCAAAGTTATTTCTGGTTTCCATCTTCCCAGACATTTATTCTACTTACAATGCACGTAGAGTGTAGCTTTACCTCACTAGCATCTCTGACAGAGCAGTTTATCGGCCGTGACGCGTCGAAGCACCCAGCACCTGTTAGGATGCCCAGGTCTGGCGATGTCGGCTCCCCTGGCACCCCCAGCCGGCCACAGGGGCGGCCTCTCCGAGCGTGGCACTCACCAGCTCCGACCAGGAGGAAAAACGGCTATTTTGCCAGCTAACTTTGCCCTTCCCCGGAGTCCCCAACCCGCTTTTCATAGCTGCCGAGGgaggaattcattctttttgggGAGTTTAGAAACCTGGTTAAAAAGGCATTCTTTGTCTGGTGTTTATTTCAACAGAGGCTCAGCACAGAAGCGTCCCCAGGATTTGGGTATTTTTTAGTGAAGGGTCGTGGAAAGTAATTTTTGGCCTGATGCCTGGAGAGCCCACTGCTTCTGCGGCTCAGAAAGATAACGCACAGACCCTGGGTTCAGGCTCAGCTTCGCATCTTTTTATCAAGAATATCGACTTTCTCTGGAAACCATTTCCGTTCCAAATGGGACATTAAGCCTGTGGCCAAAATGTCAACTTCTgtgtattaataataaaaaggtgTTAATGAAGAAATAACCAGTCATGGCGTTTCATTCCTTCCCACTCTGACGGGACCACGATTTGTGTAAAGGAGATAGCATCCGTGCAACGTAACCGTGGCCTCTGTCTAGAGCGAGTGCCTTCCGGATTTCCCATGATGAACACGTCCTGCTCTCACACAGGAAGGGGGAGGTCTGTGTCTGAAACATATCGACTGGCACAGAAAACTCTCCTCACTGAAGGCCTCATGAATCCTAGCAAACCTCAATCGATCGAGGACTGCAGAGAAATCAACGTGCACGCACTGTCATTGCTACCCCACCCAGAAAACGCGTTATTCCCTGCCTGCTGggttttttcttaacgttttacTGAACCTTGGAAGTGAACACAAAGGGAGAAGTCCCACGGACACATCACCCCCCCCCAACCGCGAGAGGCGCTGGCCAGGCCCGTTCCACTGATCTGGCCTCCCGGCCCTGCCCCTCTCGGTGGCCGCAGGATGTTCCCGGGGACTCCACGCCGGCCAGCATGCGTCAGGGACAGGGGGCTGTgtccctgcccttcttccccgCACGGCCCCTGTCCTCCCTCCA
It contains:
- the PPP1R26 gene encoding protein phosphatase 1 regulatory subunit 26; the protein is MFLMNAPPVVALQSKWEAFGTPGGFRFPGGFAEPHEGVARASVSARVQMVISTLQSHEAALGMSNELALQRSQRVERGRDARLAANPAFAACGLAADFAPSREEEAAAFGPLVLDSDSDDSVDRDIEEAIQEYLKAKGGAAQPSGAADGGRRCRPEAPRSSAPTAPCPPKLAPSSGGAPGSRVRAGRDQGSASPASVSSDDSFEQSIQAEIEQFLNEKRQHETPRGDVSVDTKPDPGDNPARPAFRSSKELAVRAHHAPGVTGACREFVFRKPPRLSRVSARPRGLRSKSAVEPAEAAQNKGTVRRSAGPGRRAKRPKSTAPVPEASGSSSDDGIEEAIQLYQLEKRKEASGDPPQRAPFAEGRGPDPPARGTSHSTKSALPETHRKTPSRKKPTAPKAVDLRPGGPAPDPPSRPPREPRAAEDELAEQPPCGAETSAELMCAEAILDISKTILPAPVGGGGSPPPASPLSYPLALPARSDGDSSSVDSNDSIEQEIRTFLALKAQSGGWLATTESCPQSAQSPPPSPGPGVPVSKTLGLSLSCRRKRRGGSNAVRPSTPKKTRETVQEGAQAADHGPGNAQPSRAPRTEGETRGQPLSCRPLELGEQHGGPDVRGGVWPGHGKAATVRSTGGKGSSEDKSSSLDSDEDLDTAIKDLLRSRRRLRRRWKDPRAACKRKVRFSTTETQCVDKLGGCQKDWKDRSPPLLKSCLSKPKKDSRENQVKTTLSVSCREAERTRADGTGSADAPPVLQSRRKAPEGNSFCGDAEACEFQGAGPSPGPPPDDSSSVDSDDSIELEIRRFLAEKAKESGSGSEALGGGPAALGTRSMPRPELPCQKVSTPALALQPGVCTQSQRGRGGPQPAGGPGGTGRAFLPGGRSGPLAEQACLPAALARRTGTAGALSARGSAAGRRLVCTHRDQSPRGAGGAREHALGPPPAHVEAGVRTESPGAAFAVTTRGRSPRTRKPGADGLGSPQTGLALPWADFAHQSRLQSAWALSPEGREAVWRGGLGGQRDQGPEGQDPKKGLPFTGFSSLLSTQLFHFGKSVSWGGKQAGVFGPPLSLPLQGPSFSAFRDTPAGRSPVSGGSRLLTKKEGGRWPSRKSQAACTLHARRNSGSEDDGLDLRYRRRAVGGEDEAREAVGSDSSELSDTSVEEGGGPAAKGKALQP